The Rhododendron vialii isolate Sample 1 chromosome 3a, ASM3025357v1 nucleotide sequence TCATGGATTAAACTTTTTCCATCGAACAAAAATCCGCTCGTAAAGACAAATCTGTTCGCAAAGACAATGTTAATTCAAAAAGTTTGgtatgaaataaataaaaatttaaaatagacGACCAAAAAGACAATTAGCTTAGTTTAAGCCAAACTGTCCCCAAGTATGTATACCTAGTATTATTACacataaggaaaagaaaaagcaatctATAAAATAacggtctttctattgtcagcccagtgggttgacaataagcacacaagagaataaagaaaacacatatttttatatatttttttacactttttaatatacattcacacttcttattgtcagcccagtgggctgattttagatttttccatAAAATAAACATACTTGTAAATTTAATCTCAATGTACTATGAATTTGGCATGTCAACGAACCAGAATCGATCGATATctgtataataaaaaatttacctgACAATCTATttaatccaaaattgaacaCTAAGCGGTCCGATTTGTGTATACCCGATTTGACTCGTTTACGAATTTGTTCCGATTATTTTACTCCTAATTTTTTGGATTGTTATATATCTAGATTTAATAATTCCATTATTTCAAGATGAATTTTTGGACTTGCATGCACAATATTTGAATTGGTAAAATGAATTGGATTAGATCAAAAATTCGAATCAGATATCCGATTTTGAGGATTTGAATGTAGATTGACCAAGCAGATTTGCAAAATCAAATTCGAATTAGATTATGATGCTTTCATATTCAAAATGAATTCGGATGCGATTAGATTTAGAGTGAACTCGAgctcttgaaaaaaaaagaaaaagaaaagacatgtCTACCGTGAATTAGACGTAAAATGAATACCATCAGTACATGGAAGTGGCAATTGTGCTATTATCTGGAATACGCGTGGCATTTATAAGGTTTCTCCTTAACTAAATTTATGTTTCTGCCTTCCAGATGTCATGCGTCTTCTTCGTCCATTAATggtaaactctctctctctctagactagATAGTTCCTTAACAGTcagactcctctctctctctctctctctctctctctcctctttacTAGCCCTCACAGCGGCCCATCCAACCTTTTTCCTCTCCACTATCACttctgctttctctctctctctctctctctctctctctctctctctcacacacacacacacacactccccaacacacacacacatttccaATTCTGGGTTTCTCAACGGCAAATCAAAAGCTCAGATGGCGGATGCAACCAAGCAAGCATCCATCAATGGAGGAAGCCTGCTTTCGGAACTCAAgaccctcttctctctcctcaagaacaaaaaaaccaagtctttggctttttttttcatctctgcTTTCATTGCTTTCACTGTCTTTTTAGCCTTCAACCCTTCTTCAAACTCGTCCTCCCCATGGTTCAACAACATCTTTTCCACTTTTACTTATACTAGCACAAATGCATCTTCAATTTCGACATTTTCTCCTGATAAATCGAATAGATCTCATTTCCCAACAATTTTATCTTATTTCTTCCCCAATTCCTCCCAACAAACACCCAGTTTTGCTCCTAATCCATCACCAACTAAACCTAGTTCCAGATCTCAAAATCCCACATTTCAATCTCCTACTCTgaataatccaaaaaatcagACTCACAGCAACAAATTGCATGATAAAGTTGAAGTCTTCAGCCCAAATCAGAGCACAATTGGGGCTCCAAACTCTACACTATCAACAAATTATTCTTCAAATCCAGTGCCAAATCCGTCTTCTGAGAGGAAAAATATTAGTGGGTCTGACAAGGAAAGAGTTACAAAGAAGGGTGTGActcaaaaagaagataaagcTGAAGTCTTTAAGCCAAATCAGAGCACAATTGGGCTTCCAAAGTCTCCTGTTGCAGCAAACCAATCTTCGAATTCGGCACCGAAATCGAAATCTTCTCCTGAGAGGGAAAATAACACTGGGAATGAAGAGAAAAGAGTTGCACAAAAAGGTGCCGGGTCGAATTTCAGTTCTTCGATTGCGAAGAAGAAACAGAGTAATGGGACTAATAATTCAGATGGGTTGGTGAAACAGAGGAGTGAGAATTTGGTGGGTTGTGATTTATTTGATGGAGAATGGGTGAAAGATGAATCATATCCGCTGTATAAACCGGGATCATGTTCGTTGATTGATGAGCAattcaattgttttgttaaTGGTAGGCCTGATAATGGTTATCTTAAACTCAAATGGAAGCCTAAGGGTTGCAGTCTTCCAAGGTATTTTCATTTAATTACTTGTCTTTGTAACTCATCCGCATTTTGTGTTCATTTCGTATGTGGGATATAGTGGTAGATTCCTGTATTTTCTGTCCATCTGTGATAATTCGACACTTTTTTCAATATAATTCTGGGTTTTTTCTGAGTATTGATTCTTTTGGGGTACCTTTTCCTGATCATTTCACGTGTCTAGACTTTCAAGCAACTTCTTTTTTGCACCGGGTGATCATTGTAGGTTCTGGGTTCTgtaaactaaaccaaaccaaaccaaagcggAGTCTTGAGTTCAATCAATTAGGGTCAGCTTCATGAATCAGTTTTGCTCCATGATTGGATTCATGTCAGAAGGATCTATTTTGGGATTTTACGTACTAATTGTTAGCTACCTAATGTACAACATTGCTATCCTCATTCCGAccacccaccaaaaaaaaaatgtacaacaTTGCTCCTTTGTCCGGGCTTGGGACTGGCTGCCCCTGATAGCTATATCAAATGGCCTATCGTTCATGCTTATGCAGGTGTATACTGACTAATGTGGTCATATGGATATTTGTATTATCATATAACTTTTACGCACGTGCCTTTTAAATTGATCTGATTGAGCTTGTGGGTGTTTATTCTACTAGCTTTTGTATTGATTAATCTTGTTATACGATACAGATTGAACGGCAGTCACATGTTGGAATTGCTAAGAGGAAAGAGGTTGGTTTTTGTTGGGGATTCTCTCAATAGGAATATGTGGGAATCGCTAGTTTGCATTCTTAGGAACTCTGTGAAAGATCAAAGCAAGGTTTATGAAGCATCTGGAAGGCACCATTTTCGAACCGAAGCATCTTATTCCTTTGTATTCAAAGTAATTAGCTAAAATGATCCCTTTTCTTTATAACATGCTTCTTTGATTTCCCTTATAGTTTGTGGGATATTTATCTAACTTGTCTAGTATATGGTTGTTTCTGGTATGGGTAGGATTATGATTGCACTGTGGAGTTCTTTGTATCGCCTTTCTTAGTTCAAGAATGGGAGATGCCAGATAAGAATGGATCGAAAAAGGAAACCCTTCGGCTTGATAGAATCGGGATATCAGCAGATCAATATAAAACCGCGGACATCATAATCTTCAACACGGGACACTGGTGGACTCATGAAAAGACTTCCAAAGGGTAAATCCATCATTACTTCTGATAACGTATATACAACGTAATGTCATGAATTTGATAGATTTCTAAAGTTTTGAGTAAAACTCTTTCCAGCAAAGACTATTATCAAGAGGGTACCCATGTTTACGGTGAGTTGAATGTTGTTGAGGCATTTCGGAAAGCTTTAACAACTTGGGCGAGATGGGTCGATGCAAATATAAGTCCGATGAAGAGCCATGTTTTATTCAGAGGTTATTCAGCCTCGCACTTCAGGTAATTAcgtaaaaaacaaagaaagtattttggttattcatttttgtgCTTACTTCCTTCCCATTTTGTTAGGACAAGATTTCATCTGTTTCCATCAAAATAGCATCAACATTTCCGGTCAATAGAACAGCAAAATGAACACCTGGAATTACGAAATTGTGGTCTTTGCACATTGGAAAGCACCAAAAGATAATGCAATATATAGAACAATAGATCGTTTTGACATGAATTTTGATAAGATGTTGCAGTAGTTATGTTTTATCTAAGTTATTTCTTACGCCTTGGGTTCTTAGGGTTTATCTGGAACAATAGATTGTTTTGAGATGAATTTTGTTAAGCTTTTGCAAAAAGTGTATTAGTAGTTGTGTGCTTATAATTATTTTTATCTAAGTGATTTCTTATGCCTTGTTTTCTTAGGGTTTATATGCTTCGAGAAATTTACATTTATGTTTGGCACACTATGATGTATTTCAATTTCGTTGTTGTCGCTAGACTCGCTACTATTATAGGTGGTATTCTCATTAAAATGTCCATGTTCTGTGCTAATCCAAACAATACCCCAAAACGAAATTTTGATCCTTGGTTGTTGGAAGAAAATAGCTTATGTTCTCTTGTCTTTACGATATCTAGATGCTTCATCACCGTTGATGCATTTAGATGAGAACATTATGTTCAACCAGGCATGATGTGCGATTAATGATTGTTTCGTTGTTCATTTTGCATAACTAGCATTTTATCTCATCACTGTTGATGCCTTGGAACAGGAAGCGCCACTTAAAATTCTGTTGGTTCCTTTGTATTCTGCAGTGGTGGACAATGGAATTCTGGCGGTCAGTGTGACAGTGAAACCGAGCCCATTAGAAACGATACCTTTCTAAGGCCATATCCGCCGAAGATGGCAGTGCTGGAATCAGTGTTGAAAGGGATGAAAACCCGCGTTTCATATTTGAACATAACCAGAATTACGGATTATCGCAAAGACGGTCACCCATCGATCTATCGGAAGCAGAGTTTCTCCGAAGAGGAAAGAAGATCGCCGTTGAGTTTCCAGGACTGCAGCCATTGGTGCCTACCCGGAGTGCCAGATGCATGGAATGAGCTTCTTTACGCAGagcttttgagaaaaaaaaaccagaggCAAAAACAACACAAGATGCCAtaggtaaaaagaaaaataaacaccTGAAGAATATGTTATTGAGTTGACCAGTACATAGATATCTGCATATTATAAGTTCTTCTCTTGTTTTTCAAACTAGAGATGCAACACAATCTACCTGGAGAAGACCCAATGTGGAATGTTCTTGAAGTTTTAAATTACGGGAGCGCAAGTAGCATAAGCGAGATCGGAGAGAGGAAAGATGTGGAAAGAGTTTCATACAGACAGAATTATTATTGTATAAAACCCATACAGAATGATGCAAGCGATGCGTTTTCGAAATAACGAATGATTTGAAATAAAAGGAGCATTGAAGGTTACATCATTCGTTATTCAAATTTTCTGTGCAAAAATTCTGTTTGTCTGGCATTACCGAAAGAGAGGACAGGTGGGAGGATTTTTTATTAATCCATAGATTTCTTTAAGGGCATGAAGATTGTAAATAATAGTAATGTATTACGTACATGGTTTTAATATATCTCAACAATAAAATAAAGGTTAATCATTCTTCTTGATGCTCTCAGTTTGacatttgttttcctttgtCTGATGATTTGTTTCTGGCATGCCATTCTTTAATGTTTGTTGCTTTAGCTTTGTCATTTAGGCTTCATTTGGCTATTTAGGCttcatttggctttaaaagtgaaataataacttttgtttgtctttatttaaaaaaaaattaaaaaaaatcgaaatcctataaatttttttcaaaaagacatgaataattaaaaaaaaattgatttatttacttatttttgtctttattcaaaaaattatgagtttcgatcaaatttttttacttttccgattcctctcgtcaagacgaatcaataagtcacaaaagtttaacacaaaataaataaatgcaaaaaaaatttgaataaagacaaaaaaataagtcatttaactttttaatccaaattcaaatcttCTTTTGTGGGGAATTCATATACGGAGTAGTCTATTTTATTTGGTTGCAACGATTAGTTGTCAGCTTGATAATGGCTCATTTGACTCTTTTAAAAGACACACACTACATTGTTTCAATACATGGTACATTATATTTTATGTGGGGTTTATTTCGGAcctcacaaaaatttaaaaaaatacctataaatttaaaaatattattttatggagttctgttaaaaatcagctccaacgaataTTGACAATTATTATTTCTGAATTCATAAAGGTAAAATTGTGCAATGTAATTATGTAATGAAACAATATAGTGAAATAATGTAATGTATCTagcatctctttttttttttaagagcgACTGCGTTGCTTTTCATAAGGACAAAGAGTACGAAAAACTGTACCCAATTTCATGCTTTTGTACCTTTTTCTCTCCCTACTCCACATGGAATGTCTGTTCCTTTTCttctcattatttttttaatggcGTGTTTGACCTCTTGATTTGCTGATTTGGCCATTTGTTAATGTGTGAGTCTTAAGCTACCATCATCACTGGCGATTCACATTATTAATGATGCAGATTTGTGTATATATTCCCTCTGTCACCATTTATGGTCCAGTTGTGGGCTACTTATTTCAGATCTATTTTGGTGTTCACAAAAATGATCAAAGCCATTCACATTTTGGTTTCACAGAAATGTATGTCCTTACAAAAAATGGTGCGATCGATAGCTAATTATGTCGATGGCTCACGTTTGTAGAAGACAAAATACACTGTGATTGTTTACACAGCTATCGATATCCGACCGCGCTAATTATTTTTGGGGACGCACTTTTGTTGAACGGTTCTAATCACCATTATGGGCCTAGGATGAACCCACCACGACCTAGAACTGAACCGAACTTGAGGATACCGAACTGGCGCACCTGGATCATGGATTTAGTTCTCATCTGACGTTCAAACTTTAGACTgggtttttgtttatttgcacGACATGCTATTTTGAACTTTACGCTCTAACTATATGGGGTGCTGGTAATGAACGTGATTAgtttattgaaaattttaaaatcagttcaataggctgacaatagtaagtgtgtaaatgtgtattaaagagtgtaaaaaataaacaaaaatacatatttttcttgtcttctaatgtacttatcgtcagcccaataGACTAACAATAGCAAAACCGTTAGTTTATATATAGAAGCAGTTTTATCCGACAGTACAGAGGTGATTGTGGAGGGTATCCTGGAGACAATGCAATACAGTGGGGTTTTTATCATCACACCGGATTACGAGCCCAATCGAGGCCGAGTTTTATGTAAACGTCCTATAACCACGAATTATGGCCGGATTATgttcgtttgtttgttttttgagtGGTTGTAGTAAAGTCGTATTTTATGTATCCCTCCATCTGGAGGAGACTGGAGAGTCTTTTTAGTGCCTTAGTAGCAAGGCCATGGGGCGTTCCAACTCTTTTTTCCACCACACGCTTCCCCACACAAACGTGTGGTGAAAAGAGGGGGTTGGGGATCCACATGTTCTTGTCTCTGGGAGTCTGGGgcatgaaattattttttccatttggaGACTCATAGAAGTTATTCGGTAAAAAATTTGAGGAAGATTTTTTGGATTGgataacaaatgaaaaaagatagaTACAGAGATTTGAGTAATAAGTGGacagaaaatttattagaaaattGTGGTAAAGAGAGGGGGTGGTTCTAAAAACCCCAAGTGAACGAAGGTACGTCTACTGTCCTCCACGTAAGTGTGGCCGAGTGGGCATAAGGCCACTCGCACTCCCCCGTGGCACTAAGAAACTGGCACTGAGAAACTAGGGCTAAGGTCCCATTGCGCTAAGACTTAttttacaaataagtacttatttttttaattaaagataATTTATTGTGAGGAAATGACATgtctcataaaacaaaaaaataagcactttagcggaacggggcctaagccCTTTCCCCACCCATGCATGTGCTTAGGCGAAGCCCACTCTGGGCATAGCCCAATAGCCGAAGCCGTCCGCTCAAAAAACAAGAGACCCCCACTCCGggcttaggaaaaaaaaaatttgctggtTGGTCGGCCCAATCCCACGTTGGGCCCAAGTTATGGGCCTGGCTCAGGTGTTGGTCCAATTCTCAATTTGTTCGGCCCTCCACAGTGACGATTAATCGTGTTTTCATGATTTCTATTGGGCGAAAATGGTGTTTTCTGTGTGCACTTATAAACTTTTCTTATAATCATCCAAAAACTATGGTAGAACACAACTTTGTCCAAAATTGTTTGATGCATGCGACCCTACGTGCATCGAACGACTCTCTCGACATGGAGTAGTTGTTTTCTAAGTTGTGTATCAGAAGCTGCTCATATTCTTTTTGTATTcagctccaaaaaaaaaagagagagtactTTTTCACAATCACTGGAATTAGGCTTGTCTATAGTCCATATGTGAACTGCAGAGGTGCGGTTGGAAGGTTGTGAACCGCCGGATGATGTTTTCAACGGTTGAGATTAATAAAGTTTGGACCATTGGATATAAAGATGAACGGCTGAGATTGGACTGCATGAACTCTTTGCAGTCCAACTGCAGGGAATCCGCCTCCTAATCACTGGATAAGCCTAACAAAGATTTTCAATAAGAAGTATGATGCATTGCATCACACACAGTTGGTAGTTGAACCATCCTTTTCTCGTCACTTGGCGAATAGCTAAACCCGTATACGTTTTCCCTTGTCAAACTAGGcatttatgtttgttttgatttcaaATAAGAAGGATGATGCAGATCTTATCTTATTTCACTCCCCAAGCTATTGAAATGTACTAAATAATATATATGATATTCAGCGTGTttggactaatttttttttttttcgtttgtcAAAATGGTACTCATAGTTTCATTGATAGAAAACAAAGGTACATAAGATAACCATCTAGAAGTGACATCCATCCTAAATCAAATTAGGAACTATAAAGTCATAAATGAGAGTAGCTTTCCCAGGTATTAAATCAAAGAACTATAAAGTCATAAATGAGAGTAGCTTTCCCAGGTATGGACACCAACCACTGCTACCTCTAAAAGCGACAGAATGAGCCATCTCATTGGCACGCGTATGCAAGAACTAGGGTTAATGGTGCATAATGTTCAGACTCACGCTCTGCGTCTTCTTGTGTAGGTTTTGGGTGAGGCCGTGGGTGGTGTTGATTTACTTgtgattttactttttatagaaaaacaaaatattttattaacctatagatgaattttcaaaatcacataattgCTCCCTCCAAAAAAATTCCCAGAACATCAAATTAATCTCTTCTATACTCTCTTTCCATAagtaatcaattaaaaaaatcacGGATTCAAAAGGGAGAAAAATGGATCAAGCC carries:
- the LOC131318853 gene encoding protein trichome birefringence-like, coding for MADATKQASINGGSLLSELKTLFSLLKNKKTKSLAFFFISAFIAFTVFLAFNPSSNSSSPWFNNIFSTFTYTSTNASSISTFSPDKSNRSHFPTILSYFFPNSSQQTPSFAPNPSPTKPSSRSQNPTFQSPTLNNPKNQTHSNKLHDKVEVFSPNQSTIGAPNSTLSTNYSSNPVPNPSSERKNISGSDKERVTKKGVTQKEDKAEVFKPNQSTIGLPKSPVAANQSSNSAPKSKSSPERENNTGNEEKRVAQKGAGSNFSSSIAKKKQSNGTNNSDGLVKQRSENLVGCDLFDGEWVKDESYPLYKPGSCSLIDEQFNCFVNGRPDNGYLKLKWKPKGCSLPRLNGSHMLELLRGKRLVFVGDSLNRNMWESLVCILRNSVKDQSKVYEASGRHHFRTEASYSFVFKDYDCTVEFFVSPFLVQEWEMPDKNGSKKETLRLDRIGISADQYKTADIIIFNTGHWWTHEKTSKGKDYYQEGTHVYGELNVVEAFRKALTTWARWVDANISPMKSHVLFRGYSASHFSGGQWNSGGQCDSETEPIRNDTFLRPYPPKMAVLESVLKGMKTRVSYLNITRITDYRKDGHPSIYRKQSFSEEERRSPLSFQDCSHWCLPGVPDAWNELLYAELLRKKNQRQKQHKMP